One window from the genome of Anopheles coluzzii chromosome X, AcolN3, whole genome shotgun sequence encodes:
- the LOC125907769 gene encoding autotransporter adhesin BpaC-like isoform X3, which translates to MDRYLLSCLLLVCMVLAYPSEIAAQRSRVCFAQSGDYTTATSIGFCSHAVYIALNPTSKAFVGILNPANDADDLLGGIRKFANLKKTYPYVDLYMGVLGSISAGNILWLNQQASRKTFIDLLITKMASYPEMSGVYLDFDGLTNLYQNWYALFVAELNTALTAKNLKLITALPWDASASGDIYYSSTLSTLPFNVIKTHEEMYSAVATTTTRPISPLFSLAAPFNDETKTIYNNVFRWVLKGFLTTQLVVSLPMYSLKFTTSGGSQFGSAMTAVTKDTYCNALLFGSKNTLGAPQAGEGFAYSTSTFYTYNTPASLVDKLQFVIATNMGGVGVYSLDQAGSQNAEMLRQVTSVLAPTPPASVSYPPVGDAMCGVPVTFPAPLTTTTVATTTAAVTTTAAATTTAAATTTAAATTTAAATTTAAATTTAAATTTAAATTTAAAASTTAAAGSTTAAGGSTTAAGGSTTATGGSTTAAGGSTTVAGGSTTAAGGSTTAAGGSTTAAGGSTTAAGGSTTAAGGSTTAAGGSTTVAGGSTTVAGGSTTAAGGSTTAAGGSTIAAGGSTTAAGGSTTAAGGSTTAAGGSTTAAGGSTTAAGGSTTAAGGSTTAAGGSITAAGGSTTAAGGSTTAAGGSTTAAGGSTTAAGGSTTAAGGSTTAAGGSTTVAGGSTTAAGGSTTAAGGSTTAAGGSTTAAGGSTTAAGGSTTTAGGSTTAAGGSTTAAGGSTTAAGGSTTAAGGSTTAAGGSTTAAGGSTTAAGGSTTAAGGSTTAAGGSTTAAGGSTTAAGGSTTAAGGSTTAAGGSTTAAGGSTTAAGGSTTAAGGSTTAAGGSTTAAGGSTTAAGGSTTAAGGSTTPSNSASSTTPSTGASSTTPSTAGTTIAASPATCNITVKEDYGTLVAEYCTNLKAIASYMQGATCGVVA; encoded by the exons ATGGATCGCTATCTACTGTCATGCTTGTTGCTCGTGTGTATGGTGCTGG CCTACCCTTCGGAGATAGCGGCTCAAA GGTCACGCGTCTGTTTCGCTCAGTCTGGCGACTACACCACTGCCACATCGATAGGCTTCTGCTCGCATGCAGTCTACATTGCACTGAACCCGACCTCTAAAGCCTTTGTGGGGATACTAAACCCTGCCAACGATGCAGATGATCTGCTAG GCGGTATCAGAAAGTTCGCTAATCTCAAAAAGACATACCCCTACGTGGACTTGTACATGGGCGTGTTGGGAAGTATTTCTGCGGGAAACATTCTGTGGCTGAATCAGCAAGCATCGCGTAAAACGTTTATCGATCTGCTTATTACAAAGATGGCATCGTATCCTGAAATGAGCGGCGTCTACTTGGATTTCGATGGGCTCACCAATTTGTACCAG AATTGGTATGCTCTGTTCGTTGCTGAGTTAAATACGGCTCTTACCGCTAAGAACCTGAAGCTTATTACCGCCTTACCGTGGGATGCAAGTGCGAGTGGCGATATTTACTACAGCTCAACCCTCTCCACTCTGCCGTTCAACGTGATCAAAACGCACGAGGAAATGTACTCAGCGGTCGCTACCACTACCACGCGCCCGATCAGCCCGCTGTTTTCACTGGCCGCACCGTTTAAcgacgaaacgaaaacaatc TATAACAATGTGTTTCGGTGGGTGTTGAAGGGATTTTTGACAACCCAGCTCGTTGTTAGCTTGCCTATGTACAGTTTGAAATTTACTACATCAGGTGGATCACAATTTGGTTCTGCTATGACCGCTGTTACAAAGGATACATATTGTAAC GCTTTGTTATTTGGATCGAAAAATACTCTTGGAGCGCCCCAAGCCGGGGAAGGCTTTGCCTACAGCACATCCACGTTTTACACTTACAACACTCCCGCATCTCTTGTCGATAAGCTACAGTTTGTTATAGCAACCAACATGGGCGGTGTAGGCGTATATTCGCTAGATCAAGCTGGTAGCCAAAATGCTGAAATGCTTCGTCAGGTGACAAGCGTTCTAGCACCAACACCACCCGCCTCAGTATCATACCCTCCAGTAGGAGATGCGATGTGTGGTGTTCCGGTTACGTTTCCAGCACCGCTAACAACGACAACAGTTGCAACGACTACTGCTGCAGTCACCACTACTGCTGCAGCCACCACTACTGCTGCAGCCACCACTACTGCTGCAGCCACCACTACTGCTGCAGCCACCACTACTGCTGCAGCCACCACTACTGCTGCAGCCACCACTACTGCTGCAGCCACCActactgctgcagctgcaagtaccactgctgctgcaggaagtaccactgctgcaggaggaagtaccactgctgctggaggtAGTACCACTGCTACAGGAGGAAGCACAACTGCTGCTGGCGGTAGTACCACTGTTGCTGGCGGTAGTaccactgctgctggcggtagtaccactgctgctggcggtagtaccactgctgctggaggaagcacaactgctgctggcggtagtactactgctgctggaggtagtaccactgctgctggaggaagCACCACTGTTGCAGGAGGAAGCACAACTGTTGCAGGAGGAAGTACAACTGCTGCAGGAGGAAGCAcaactgctgctggaggaagTACTATTGCTGCTGGAGGAAGTACTACTGCTGCAGGAGGAAGCACAACTGCTGCAGGAGGAAGCACAACTGCTGCTGGCG gaagTACTACTGCTGCAGGAGGAAGCAcaactgctgctggaggtAGTACCACTGCTGCAGGAGGAAGCACAACTGCTGCAGGAGGAAGCAtaactgctgctggaggaagcacaactgctgctggaggaagCACAACAGCTGCAGGAGGTAGTACTACTGCTGCAGGAGGAAGTACAACTGCTGCAGGAGGTAGTaccactgctgctggcggTAGTACCACTGCAGCTGGAGGAAGTACTACTGTTGCAGGAGGAAGCAcaactgctgctggaggtAGTACCACTGCTGCAGGAGGAAGCACAACTGCTGCAGGAGGAAGCACAACTGCTGCAGGAGGTAGTACCACTGCTGCAGGAGGTAGTACTACTACTGCAGGAGGAAGTACAACTGCTGCAGGAGGTAGTaccactgctgctggcggTAGTACCACTGCAGCTGGAGGAAGCACAACTGCTGCAGGAGGAAGCACAACTGCTGCAGGAGGAagtacaacagcagcaggaggtaGTACAACTGCTGCAGGAGGTAGTACCACTGCGGCAGGAGGAAGTACCACTGCTGCAGGAGGAAGTACTACTGCTGCAGGAGGAAGCAcaactgctgctggaggtAGTACCACTGCTGCAGGAGGAAGTaccactgctgctggag GAAGTACCACTGCTGCAGGAGGAAGTACAACTGCTGCAGGAGGTAGTACCACTGCTGCAGGAGGAAGTACCACTGCTGCAGGAGGAAGTACCACTGCTGCAGGAGGTAGTACAACAGCTGCTGGTGGTAGCaccactgctgctggaggaagCACTACTCCATCAAACTCAGCATCGTCAACTACGCCATCAACCGGTGCATCATCAACCACGCCTTCCACGGCAGGTACAACGATCGCTGCATCGCCTGCTACCTGCAATATTACGGTGAAGGAAGATTACGGAACTCTGGTCGCGGAATACTGTACGAACTTAAAGGCGATTGCATCGTACATGCAAGGAGCTACCTGTGGTGTAGTGGCTTAA
- the LOC125907769 gene encoding autotransporter adhesin BpaC-like isoform X25: MDRYLLSCLLLVCMVLAYPSEIAAQRSRVCFAQSGDYTTATSIGFCSHAVYIALNPTSKAFVGILNPANDADDLLGGIRKFANLKKTYPYVDLYMGVLGSISAGNILWLNQQASRKTFIDLLITKMASYPEMSGVYLDFDGLTNLYQNWYALFVAELNTALTAKNLKLITALPWDASASGDIYYSSTLSTLPFNVIKTHEEMYSAVATTTTRPISPLFSLAAPFNDETKTIYNNVFRWVLKGFLTTQLVVSLPMYSLKFTTSGGSQFGSAMTAVTKDTYCNALLFGSKNTLGAPQAGEGFAYSTSTFYTYNTPASLVDKLQFVIATNMGGVGVYSLDQAGSQNAEMLRQVTSVLAPTPPASVSYPPVGDAMCGVPVTFPAPLTTTTVATTTAAVTTTAAATTTAAATTTAAATTTAAATTTAAATTTAAATTTAAATTTAAAASTTAAAGSTTAAGGSTTAAGGSTTATGGSTTAAGGSTTVAGGSTTAAGGSTTAAGGSTTAAGGSTTAAGGSTTAAGGSTTAAGGSTTVAGGSTTVAGGSTTAAGGSTTAAGGSTIAAGGSTTAAGGSTTAAGGSTTAAGGSTTAAGGSTTAAGGSTTAAGGSTTAAGGSTTAAGGSTTAAGGSITAAGGSTTAAGGSTTAAGGSTTAAGGSTTAAGGSTTAAGGSTTAAGGSTTVAGGSTTAAGGSTTAAGGSTTAAGGSTTAAGGSTTAAGGSTTAAGGSTTAAGGSTTAAGGSTTAAGGSTTAAGGSTTAAGGSTTAAGGSTTAAGGSTTAAGGSTTPSNSASSTTPSTGASSTTPSTAGTTIAASPATCNITVKEDYGTLVAEYCTNLKAIASYMQGATCGVVA; the protein is encoded by the exons ATGGATCGCTATCTACTGTCATGCTTGTTGCTCGTGTGTATGGTGCTGG CCTACCCTTCGGAGATAGCGGCTCAAA GGTCACGCGTCTGTTTCGCTCAGTCTGGCGACTACACCACTGCCACATCGATAGGCTTCTGCTCGCATGCAGTCTACATTGCACTGAACCCGACCTCTAAAGCCTTTGTGGGGATACTAAACCCTGCCAACGATGCAGATGATCTGCTAG GCGGTATCAGAAAGTTCGCTAATCTCAAAAAGACATACCCCTACGTGGACTTGTACATGGGCGTGTTGGGAAGTATTTCTGCGGGAAACATTCTGTGGCTGAATCAGCAAGCATCGCGTAAAACGTTTATCGATCTGCTTATTACAAAGATGGCATCGTATCCTGAAATGAGCGGCGTCTACTTGGATTTCGATGGGCTCACCAATTTGTACCAG AATTGGTATGCTCTGTTCGTTGCTGAGTTAAATACGGCTCTTACCGCTAAGAACCTGAAGCTTATTACCGCCTTACCGTGGGATGCAAGTGCGAGTGGCGATATTTACTACAGCTCAACCCTCTCCACTCTGCCGTTCAACGTGATCAAAACGCACGAGGAAATGTACTCAGCGGTCGCTACCACTACCACGCGCCCGATCAGCCCGCTGTTTTCACTGGCCGCACCGTTTAAcgacgaaacgaaaacaatc TATAACAATGTGTTTCGGTGGGTGTTGAAGGGATTTTTGACAACCCAGCTCGTTGTTAGCTTGCCTATGTACAGTTTGAAATTTACTACATCAGGTGGATCACAATTTGGTTCTGCTATGACCGCTGTTACAAAGGATACATATTGTAAC GCTTTGTTATTTGGATCGAAAAATACTCTTGGAGCGCCCCAAGCCGGGGAAGGCTTTGCCTACAGCACATCCACGTTTTACACTTACAACACTCCCGCATCTCTTGTCGATAAGCTACAGTTTGTTATAGCAACCAACATGGGCGGTGTAGGCGTATATTCGCTAGATCAAGCTGGTAGCCAAAATGCTGAAATGCTTCGTCAGGTGACAAGCGTTCTAGCACCAACACCACCCGCCTCAGTATCATACCCTCCAGTAGGAGATGCGATGTGTGGTGTTCCGGTTACGTTTCCAGCACCGCTAACAACGACAACAGTTGCAACGACTACTGCTGCAGTCACCACTACTGCTGCAGCCACCACTACTGCTGCAGCCACCACTACTGCTGCAGCCACCACTACTGCTGCAGCCACCACTACTGCTGCAGCCACCACTACTGCTGCAGCCACCACTACTGCTGCAGCCACCActactgctgcagctgcaagtaccactgctgctgcaggaagtaccactgctgcaggaggaagtaccactgctgctggaggtAGTACCACTGCTACAGGAGGAAGCACAACTGCTGCTGGCGGTAGTACCACTGTTGCTGGCGGTAGTaccactgctgctggcggtagtaccactgctgctggcggtagtaccactgctgctggaggaagcacaactgctgctggcggtagtactactgctgctggaggtagtaccactgctgctggaggaagCACCACTGTTGCAGGAGGAAGCACAACTGTTGCAGGAGGAAGTACAACTGCTGCAGGAGGAAGCAcaactgctgctggaggaagTACTATTGCTGCTGGAGGAAGTACTACTGCTGCAGGAGGAAGCACAACTGCTGCAGGAGGAAGCACAACTGCTGCTGGCGGTAGTACCACTGCTGCAGGAGGTAGTaccactgctgctggaggaagTACTACTGCTGCAGGAGGAAGCAcaactgctgctggaggtAGTACCACTGCTGCAGGAGGAAGCACAACTGCTGCAGGAGGAAGCAtaactgctgctggaggaagcacaactgctgctggaggaagCACAACAGCTGCAGGAGGTAGTACTACTGCTGCAGGAGGAAGTACAACTGCTGCAGGAGGTAGTaccactgctgctggcggTAGTACCACTGCAGCTGGAGGAAGTACTACTGTTGCAGGAGGAAGCAcaactgctgctggaggtAGTACCACTGCTGCAGGAGGAAGCACAACTGCTGCAGGAGGAAGCACAACTGCTGCAGGAG GAAGCAcaactgctgctggaggtAGTACCACTGCTGCAGGAGGAAGTaccactgctgctggag GAAGTACCACTGCTGCAGGAGGAAGTACAACTGCTGCAGGAGGTAGTACCACTGCTGCAGGAGGAAGTACCACTGCTGCAGGAGGAAGTACCACTGCTGCAGGAGGTAGTACAACAGCTGCTGGTGGTAGCaccactgctgctggaggaagCACTACTCCATCAAACTCAGCATCGTCAACTACGCCATCAACCGGTGCATCATCAACCACGCCTTCCACGGCAGGTACAACGATCGCTGCATCGCCTGCTACCTGCAATATTACGGTGAAGGAAGATTACGGAACTCTGGTCGCGGAATACTGTACGAACTTAAAGGCGATTGCATCGTACATGCAAGGAGCTACCTGTGGTGTAGTGGCTTAA
- the LOC125907769 gene encoding autotransporter adhesin BpaC-like isoform X30 — MDRYLLSCLLLVCMVLAYPSEIAAQRSRVCFAQSGDYTTATSIGFCSHAVYIALNPTSKAFVGILNPANDADDLLGGIRKFANLKKTYPYVDLYMGVLGSISAGNILWLNQQASRKTFIDLLITKMASYPEMSGVYLDFDGLTNLYQNWYALFVAELNTALTAKNLKLITALPWDASASGDIYYSSTLSTLPFNVIKTHEEMYSAVATTTTRPISPLFSLAAPFNDETKTIYNNVFRWVLKGFLTTQLVVSLPMYSLKFTTSGGSQFGSAMTAVTKDTYCNALLFGSKNTLGAPQAGEGFAYSTSTFYTYNTPASLVDKLQFVIATNMGGVGVYSLDQAGSQNAEMLRQVTSVLAPTPPASVSYPPVGDAMCGVPVTFPAPLTTTTVATTTAAVTTTAAATTTAAATTTAAATTTAAATTTAAATTTAAATTTAAATTTAAAASTTAAAGSTTAAGGSTTAAGGSTTATGGSTTAAGGSTTVAGGSTTAAGGSTTAAGGSTTAAGGSTTAAGGSTTAAGGSTTAAGGSTTVAGGSTTVAGGSTTAAGGSTTAAGGSTIAAGGSTTAAGGSTTAAGGSTTAAGGSTTAAGGSTTAAGGSTTAAGGSTTAAGGSTTAAGGSTTAAGGSITAAGGSTTAAGGSTTAAGGSTTAAGGSTTAAGGSTTAAGGSTTAAGGSTTVAGGSTTAAGGSTTAAGGSTTAAGGSTTAAGGSTTAAGGSTTAAGGSTTAAGGSTTAAGGSTTAAGGSTTAAGGSTTAAGGSTTAAGGSTTAAGGSTTPSNSASSTTPSTGASSTTPSTAGTTIAASPATCNITVKEDYGTLVAEYCTNLKAIASYMQGATCGVVA; from the exons ATGGATCGCTATCTACTGTCATGCTTGTTGCTCGTGTGTATGGTGCTGG CCTACCCTTCGGAGATAGCGGCTCAAA GGTCACGCGTCTGTTTCGCTCAGTCTGGCGACTACACCACTGCCACATCGATAGGCTTCTGCTCGCATGCAGTCTACATTGCACTGAACCCGACCTCTAAAGCCTTTGTGGGGATACTAAACCCTGCCAACGATGCAGATGATCTGCTAG GCGGTATCAGAAAGTTCGCTAATCTCAAAAAGACATACCCCTACGTGGACTTGTACATGGGCGTGTTGGGAAGTATTTCTGCGGGAAACATTCTGTGGCTGAATCAGCAAGCATCGCGTAAAACGTTTATCGATCTGCTTATTACAAAGATGGCATCGTATCCTGAAATGAGCGGCGTCTACTTGGATTTCGATGGGCTCACCAATTTGTACCAG AATTGGTATGCTCTGTTCGTTGCTGAGTTAAATACGGCTCTTACCGCTAAGAACCTGAAGCTTATTACCGCCTTACCGTGGGATGCAAGTGCGAGTGGCGATATTTACTACAGCTCAACCCTCTCCACTCTGCCGTTCAACGTGATCAAAACGCACGAGGAAATGTACTCAGCGGTCGCTACCACTACCACGCGCCCGATCAGCCCGCTGTTTTCACTGGCCGCACCGTTTAAcgacgaaacgaaaacaatc TATAACAATGTGTTTCGGTGGGTGTTGAAGGGATTTTTGACAACCCAGCTCGTTGTTAGCTTGCCTATGTACAGTTTGAAATTTACTACATCAGGTGGATCACAATTTGGTTCTGCTATGACCGCTGTTACAAAGGATACATATTGTAAC GCTTTGTTATTTGGATCGAAAAATACTCTTGGAGCGCCCCAAGCCGGGGAAGGCTTTGCCTACAGCACATCCACGTTTTACACTTACAACACTCCCGCATCTCTTGTCGATAAGCTACAGTTTGTTATAGCAACCAACATGGGCGGTGTAGGCGTATATTCGCTAGATCAAGCTGGTAGCCAAAATGCTGAAATGCTTCGTCAGGTGACAAGCGTTCTAGCACCAACACCACCCGCCTCAGTATCATACCCTCCAGTAGGAGATGCGATGTGTGGTGTTCCGGTTACGTTTCCAGCACCGCTAACAACGACAACAGTTGCAACGACTACTGCTGCAGTCACCACTACTGCTGCAGCCACCACTACTGCTGCAGCCACCACTACTGCTGCAGCCACCACTACTGCTGCAGCCACCACTACTGCTGCAGCCACCACTACTGCTGCAGCCACCACTACTGCTGCAGCCACCActactgctgcagctgcaagtaccactgctgctgcaggaagtaccactgctgcaggaggaagtaccactgctgctggaggtAGTACCACTGCTACAGGAGGAAGCACAACTGCTGCTGGCGGTAGTACCACTGTTGCTGGCGGTAGTaccactgctgctggcggtagtaccactgctgctggcggtagtaccactgctgctggaggaagcacaactgctgctggcggtagtactactgctgctggaggtagtaccactgctgctggaggaagCACCACTGTTGCAGGAGGAAGCACAACTGTTGCAGGAGGAAGTACAACTGCTGCAGGAGGAAGCAcaactgctgctggaggaagTACTATTGCTGCTGGAGGAAGTACTACTGCTGCAGGAGGAAGCACAACTGCTGCAGGAGGAAGCACAACTGCTGCTGGCGGTAGTACCACTGCTGCAGGAGGTAGTaccactgctgctggaggaagTACTACTGCTGCAGGAGGAAGCAcaactgctgctggaggtAGTACCACTGCTGCAGGAGGAAGCACAACTGCTGCAGGAGGAAGCAtaactgctgctggaggaagcacaactgctgctggaggaagCACAACAGCTGCAGGAGGTAGTACTACTGCTGCAGGAGGAAGTACAACTGCTGCAGGAGGTAGTaccactgctgctggcggTAGTACCACTGCAGCTGGAGGAAGTACTACTGTTGCAGGAGGAAGCAcaactgctgctggaggtAGTACCACTGCTGCAGGAGGAAGCACAACTGCTGCAGGAGGAAGCACAACTGCTGCAGGAG GAAGCAcaactgctgctggaggtAGTACCACTGCTGCAGGAGGAAGTaccactgctgctggag GAAGTACAACTGCTGCAGGAGGTAGTACCACTGCTGCAGGAGGAAGTACCACTGCTGCAGGAGGAAGTACCACTGCTGCAGGAGGTAGTACAACAGCTGCTGGTGGTAGCaccactgctgctggaggaagCACTACTCCATCAAACTCAGCATCGTCAACTACGCCATCAACCGGTGCATCATCAACCACGCCTTCCACGGCAGGTACAACGATCGCTGCATCGCCTGCTACCTGCAATATTACGGTGAAGGAAGATTACGGAACTCTGGTCGCGGAATACTGTACGAACTTAAAGGCGATTGCATCGTACATGCAAGGAGCTACCTGTGGTGTAGTGGCTTAA
- the LOC125907769 gene encoding autotransporter adhesin BpaC-like isoform X17, producing the protein MDRYLLSCLLLVCMVLAYPSEIAAQRSRVCFAQSGDYTTATSIGFCSHAVYIALNPTSKAFVGILNPANDADDLLGGIRKFANLKKTYPYVDLYMGVLGSISAGNILWLNQQASRKTFIDLLITKMASYPEMSGVYLDFDGLTNLYQNWYALFVAELNTALTAKNLKLITALPWDASASGDIYYSSTLSTLPFNVIKTHEEMYSAVATTTTRPISPLFSLAAPFNDETKTIYNNVFRWVLKGFLTTQLVVSLPMYSLKFTTSGGSQFGSAMTAVTKDTYCNALLFGSKNTLGAPQAGEGFAYSTSTFYTYNTPASLVDKLQFVIATNMGGVGVYSLDQAGSQNAEMLRQVTSVLAPTPPASVSYPPVGDAMCGVPVTFPAPLTTTTVATTTAAVTTTAAATTTAAATTTAAATTTAAATTTAAATTTAAATTTAAATTTAAAASTTAAAGSTTAAGGSTTAAGGSTTATGGSTTAAGGSTTVAGGSTTAAGGSTTAAGGSTTAAGGSTTAAGGSTTAAGGSTTAAGGSTTVAGGSTTVAGGSTTAAGGSTTAAGGSTIAAGGSTTAAGGSTTAAGGSTTAAGGSTTAAGGSTTAAGGSTTAAGGSTTAAGGSTTAAGGSTTVAGGSTTAAGGSTTAAGGSTTAAGGSTTAAGGSTTAAGGSTTTAGGSTTAAGGSTTAAGGSTTAAGGSTTAAGGSTTAAGGSTTAAGGSTTAAGGSTTAAGGSTTAAGGSTTAAGGSTTAAGGSTTAAGGSTTAAGGSTTAAGGSTTAAGGSTTAAGGSTTAAGGSTTAAGGSTTAAGGSTTAAGGSTTPSNSASSTTPSTGASSTTPSTAGTTIAASPATCNITVKEDYGTLVAEYCTNLKAIASYMQGATCGVVA; encoded by the exons ATGGATCGCTATCTACTGTCATGCTTGTTGCTCGTGTGTATGGTGCTGG CCTACCCTTCGGAGATAGCGGCTCAAA GGTCACGCGTCTGTTTCGCTCAGTCTGGCGACTACACCACTGCCACATCGATAGGCTTCTGCTCGCATGCAGTCTACATTGCACTGAACCCGACCTCTAAAGCCTTTGTGGGGATACTAAACCCTGCCAACGATGCAGATGATCTGCTAG GCGGTATCAGAAAGTTCGCTAATCTCAAAAAGACATACCCCTACGTGGACTTGTACATGGGCGTGTTGGGAAGTATTTCTGCGGGAAACATTCTGTGGCTGAATCAGCAAGCATCGCGTAAAACGTTTATCGATCTGCTTATTACAAAGATGGCATCGTATCCTGAAATGAGCGGCGTCTACTTGGATTTCGATGGGCTCACCAATTTGTACCAG AATTGGTATGCTCTGTTCGTTGCTGAGTTAAATACGGCTCTTACCGCTAAGAACCTGAAGCTTATTACCGCCTTACCGTGGGATGCAAGTGCGAGTGGCGATATTTACTACAGCTCAACCCTCTCCACTCTGCCGTTCAACGTGATCAAAACGCACGAGGAAATGTACTCAGCGGTCGCTACCACTACCACGCGCCCGATCAGCCCGCTGTTTTCACTGGCCGCACCGTTTAAcgacgaaacgaaaacaatc TATAACAATGTGTTTCGGTGGGTGTTGAAGGGATTTTTGACAACCCAGCTCGTTGTTAGCTTGCCTATGTACAGTTTGAAATTTACTACATCAGGTGGATCACAATTTGGTTCTGCTATGACCGCTGTTACAAAGGATACATATTGTAAC GCTTTGTTATTTGGATCGAAAAATACTCTTGGAGCGCCCCAAGCCGGGGAAGGCTTTGCCTACAGCACATCCACGTTTTACACTTACAACACTCCCGCATCTCTTGTCGATAAGCTACAGTTTGTTATAGCAACCAACATGGGCGGTGTAGGCGTATATTCGCTAGATCAAGCTGGTAGCCAAAATGCTGAAATGCTTCGTCAGGTGACAAGCGTTCTAGCACCAACACCACCCGCCTCAGTATCATACCCTCCAGTAGGAGATGCGATGTGTGGTGTTCCGGTTACGTTTCCAGCACCGCTAACAACGACAACAGTTGCAACGACTACTGCTGCAGTCACCACTACTGCTGCAGCCACCACTACTGCTGCAGCCACCACTACTGCTGCAGCCACCACTACTGCTGCAGCCACCACTACTGCTGCAGCCACCACTACTGCTGCAGCCACCACTACTGCTGCAGCCACCActactgctgcagctgcaagtaccactgctgctgcaggaagtaccactgctgcaggaggaagtaccactgctgctggaggtAGTACCACTGCTACAGGAGGAAGCACAACTGCTGCTGGCGGTAGTACCACTGTTGCTGGCGGTAGTaccactgctgctggcggtagtaccactgctgctggcggtagtaccactgctgctggaggaagcacaactgctgctggcggtagtactactgctgctggaggtagtaccactgctgctggaggaagCACCACTGTTGCAGGAGGAAGCACAACTGTTGCAGGAGGAAGTACAACTGCTGCAGGAGGAAGCAcaactgctgctggaggaagTACTATTGCTGCTGGAGGAAGTACTACTGCTGCAGGAGGAAGCACAACTGCTGCAGGAGGAAGCACAACTGCTGCTGGCG gaagCACAACAGCTGCAGGAGGTAGTACTACTGCTGCAGGAGGAAGTACAACTGCTGCAGGAGGTAGTaccactgctgctggcggTAGTACCACTGCAGCTGGAGGAAGTACTACTGTTGCAGGAGGAAGCAcaactgctgctggaggtAGTACCACTGCTGCAGGAGGAAGCACAACTGCTGCAGGAGGAAGCACAACTGCTGCAGGAGGTAGTACCACTGCTGCAGGAGGTAGTACTACTACTGCAGGAGGAAGTACAACTGCTGCAGGAGGTAGTaccactgctgctggcggTAGTACCACTGCAGCTGGAGGAAGCACAACTGCTGCAGGAGGAAGCACAACTGCTGCAGGAGGAagtacaacagcagcaggaggtaGTACAACTGCTGCAGGAGGTAGTACCACTGCGGCAGGAGGAAGTACCACTGCTGCAGGAGGAAGTACTACTGCTGCAGGAGGAAGCAcaactgctgctggaggtAGTACCACTGCTGCAGGAGGAAGTaccactgctgctggag GAAGTACCACTGCTGCAGGAGGAAGTACAACTGCTGCAGGAGGTAGTACCACTGCTGCAGGAGGAAGTACCACTGCTGCAGGAGGAAGTACCACTGCTGCAGGAGGTAGTACAACAGCTGCTGGTGGTAGCaccactgctgctggaggaagCACTACTCCATCAAACTCAGCATCGTCAACTACGCCATCAACCGGTGCATCATCAACCACGCCTTCCACGGCAGGTACAACGATCGCTGCATCGCCTGCTACCTGCAATATTACGGTGAAGGAAGATTACGGAACTCTGGTCGCGGAATACTGTACGAACTTAAAGGCGATTGCATCGTACATGCAAGGAGCTACCTGTGGTGTAGTGGCTTAA